TTTGCCTCATCAATTATAACTTGAAAATTCTCATCAACGCCAATCCAATCCTTTATTATAGAACCATCTAGAACTCGTGTAAGCCCTGCAAAATTATAAGTTATGTTTGAAGATATATATTTATTTAGAGCCTCATTAGCATAAACAACTATTGGAGAATTTGTAACAAACTTAGGATTTTCATAACAATTTATTGATTCCAAATTTATTATTGTCTCTCCTTTAAGGATTGCCTTTACTACATTATCATACAAAACATCTTTGCTGACTCTATTTCCATAAATTTCCTTGTTGATTGTATATCGATTATCTTCATATTCAACTTTAGCATTTTGAGATTCAATTATCTTACTATTGTCAAAACAAGATAGCTTACTTATGCTTTCTTTTAATAACTTGTCATCATAAGTTATAACTTTGGGCTTTCCTAAGCTATATTTTAACCCAATATCAAGCCCATTAATTTGCTCTTTAAGTCCTCCTCTTTCTTGTAATGTCAATGTATATGTCTCAGGCGTTATTTCTTTCTCAGTTTTAGCTGAAACACTCATAGTATTAATAAAAAAAACAGCAGACATAACAAGTGCGGTAAAAGTCGAAATAATAATACCTCTCATAATTTTATTCGACCTATTTTTTTCTCCTTTCATTAGACCCCCCCTAATTAAAGTTAATAGTATTTAATTCTTATTAAATACTATTAAGAAATTATTTTATACCCATTCCTCTATGACTCAAATATTAGTTATTATATATTCCCCCTTGTATAATCCATATGTTTAAATGGAAAATCATTTCAATTATATAAAACCATGACTTCCATTTTGCGCCTTTATATTATACAATATTTACCAGTTAAAAATCAATTGCTATTTCTGTTTATCTTAAACCTTATTATAATTTTTTATGGTGTCTAGCTCTTCTAAGATCCCCTTTTCTTGAAAATGCTATTGCTTAAAATTACATATGATGGAATCTAATATTAATGTTACCATGTCGTGTTTTATATTATAAATTTGACTAAAAGGGCATAGAATTTCTTACTATACCCTTGATATATTCTTTTATTATTAGCTTTGTTCTATATATTTAATAGCTTGTCTATAGTATCAACTAGTTCGTTTATTTCAGGCTTACTTAATTGAGCATCAGCTTTTACAGATTCTCCCTTATGTCTTAACTCTTCTGTAATTAGTGATGAAAATATTACTACAGGTAATTTGTTTAAAACTAAATCTTCTTTTATTTTTCTTGTAAGTGTAAGTCCATCCATTTGAGGCATTTCTATATCCGTAATAAGTATTTGTGCATACTTATTAAAATCCTCGCCTTTTTCTTCTGCTAATCCCTTAAAAAAATCTAATGCCTGTTTACCATCATCAAAGATTCTTAAATCTTTGAAACCAGCCTTTGTCAGAGTATCTTTTAAAAGTCTTCTAATTAAAGCAGAATCATCAGCTAAAACTAATTTTATAGCTGACCTATCTTTATATTCTACTTTTACAAGTCTGTCCTCACTTATTCCAGAACTAGGGCAAATATCTGTAACTATTTTTTCAAAATCAAGCATAATTAGTACCTTACCATCTAAAAGTATATTACCAACAGCTAGTGAATTTTCTGATAAATCGTCAGGTTTTCTTATTTCACTCCATTTAATTCGATGAACTCCTACTACATCATCAATATTAAAAGAAACCTTAATTTTATTAAATTCACAGATTATAATTTTATCTTCAACATTTCTAGTTATTTTCTTAGTTATAATGTATTTCAAATCAACTAAAGTAATGATTTCATCTCTACACAGTATAAGTCCGGCTATTTCTGGCTTAGGATCAGGTAATTTTGTCAACCCATTTTTAGGCATTTGAATTACTTCTTTAACTTTTACTACATTAATTGCATAATGATTACCATCGACAATAAACTCAATTACTTCTACTTCTCCAGTTCCTGATTCCAATAATATATTATTATTCATACTATCTACCCCTTACTTAAACTTTATTTTTCAGTTAAAACAACTAGCTATTCTATAATTAAAATTAACTCTCTATTTACATTATCGATAACATTCTTTATCCCTTTATTATTATATATTATATAATTTGTTTATATTTAATCGGTGTTAAAGTTCTTGGTTGTGCTTAGCGCTTTTTTTATATGTGAAATGTTCTTAATTGTGCTTCGTACTCTTTTAATAAGTGAAAAGTTCTTAGTTGCACTTCGTGCCTTTTTTATAGGTGAAATGTTCTTGGTTGTGCTTCGCACTTTTTTTATTGGTGTATATTTTTAGATTTCTATATCTATTATATGATGCCATTATTTCTTGCTTCCTTGGCATAGCTAGACTTCCACTTCCACCTTTTATTCTTTCCATTGATATTAGACCATTTTTCTCTATTTCACAAATTATATTATCCACCATATCTTCGAAACTTAGCCCTTTATTCATAATATTATCTTCTGCCCATTTCATAATTGATCCTATAGAATTTAATTGTTCATTATCTACAATTTGCTCCACAGATCTTAAATTTATATCTTCTTTGTTTATATTTATTGTATCTAAACCTATTGTTTTTATTTTAATACCCTTTTCTCCAGCCCTAATAGTTCCAGCTTTAACTACTCTATTAAATGCAATATTTATTTTTAAATTTTTATCATTAATTCTTTTTATAATATGACCTTTGCTTAATTCTTTAGCTTCTTTTGTGACGTCTTTAGTCTCATAATTATCCATTTGTATTACACAATCTGCTACATCAAAAAAATCTCCACAGCTTCCTACTACTATTATTGTTGAAATATCTTTTTGATCATATAAAGGTCTTACTATTTCAATAAATGGTGTGATTGGCTCCTTTTCTTTAGATACTAATTTTTGCATTAAGTCGTCTCTCATCATGAAATTAGTAGCTGAAGTATCTTCGTCTATTAAAATTACCTTAGAATTACTTTCAATTCCTTCTATTATATTAGCAGCCTGCGATGTACTTCCACTTGCATTTTCGCTGCAGAATTCTTTAGTATCTTTTCCATTAGGTAAATTACTTATAAATAAAGATATATCCGTTTTAGTTATACATCTACTATCTTCCGCCCTCACCTTTAAAGCTGATCCATCTGTTATAACAAATTCTCTACCATCACCTTCAACGTGGTTATAAACTCCAAGTTCTAAAGCTTTTAATAACGTAGATTTACCATGATATCCTCCACCTACTATTAGAGTTATTCCTTTTTTAATACCCATGCCTTTAATTATTCCTTTGCTTTGAGTATTAAATTCTACTTCCAATTCCTTTGGTGAAACAAAAACTTTACCATCTTTTAATGCTTTTGTGGATATGCCACTTTCTCTAGGTAACATTGATCCATTAGCTACAAATGCAATTAGCCCTCTATTATGTAATTCCATCCTTATATGTTCTTGGTCTTCT
The DNA window shown above is from Clostridium beijerinckii and carries:
- a CDS encoding chemotaxis protein CheV, translating into MNNNILLESGTGEVEVIEFIVDGNHYAINVVKVKEVIQMPKNGLTKLPDPKPEIAGLILCRDEIITLVDLKYIITKKITRNVEDKIIICEFNKIKVSFNIDDVVGVHRIKWSEIRKPDDLSENSLAVGNILLDGKVLIMLDFEKIVTDICPSSGISEDRLVKVEYKDRSAIKLVLADDSALIRRLLKDTLTKAGFKDLRIFDDGKQALDFFKGLAEEKGEDFNKYAQILITDIEMPQMDGLTLTRKIKEDLVLNKLPVVIFSSLITEELRHKGESVKADAQLSKPEINELVDTIDKLLNI
- a CDS encoding isopentenyl-diphosphate delta-isomerase encodes the protein MKNSQVLKKDLDRIDGKTYRLYKDLEGEYDFDNYTLSIDYVQGDPFASPSRIRIIVNQNVAKFPKELFDNKNKNIAVADYLTREFYSNINRCNERVFGSGKSGLIAISKCSQEILKRTSIIIDENKIEVRLYVGFPARGRSVLSKELEKILYNVIPNIVEKTLIYKNIDSEKLISRVKLVEDQEHIRMELHNRGLIAFVANGSMLPRESGISTKALKDGKVFVSPKELEVEFNTQSKGIIKGMGIKKGITLIVGGGYHGKSTLLKALELGVYNHVEGDGREFVITDGSALKVRAEDSRCITKTDISLFISNLPNGKDTKEFCSENASGSTSQAANIIEGIESNSKVILIDEDTSATNFMMRDDLMQKLVSKEKEPITPFIEIVRPLYDQKDISTIIVVGSCGDFFDVADCVIQMDNYETKDVTKEAKELSKGHIIKRINDKNLKINIAFNRVVKAGTIRAGEKGIKIKTIGLDTININKEDINLRSVEQIVDNEQLNSIGSIMKWAEDNIMNKGLSFEDMVDNIICEIEKNGLISMERIKGGSGSLAMPRKQEIMASYNRYRNLKIYTNKKSAKHNQEHFTYKKGTKCN